In the Bacillota bacterium genome, CCTGTGGCGGGCGTCCATTCATAGCCATAGGCGGCGTTCCAGCGGAAGGGGTTGAAGGTGGTGCCGACCTGCTCGACCAAGTTGCCCCACGCATCGTAACTGTAACGGTCGGTGATGTTGCCTGAACTGTCAAGGAGCAAACGGGTGTGTCCTAGCCCATCCAGCACATAATACCGCGTTCCGGCTGGGGAACGCAATCAGCACTCGCACGGTTGCCGTTGAGGCTGTAGGTAAAGGTCCAGCCACGCGAGGACACAGCAGTCAGGCGGTTCTGTGTATACTGCCATCCGGTGGCATTACCCCAGCTTGTCAGGTCAGGCGTGCCAGTCCAGGTTGGTGACCTGCTTGGCGTGGCGCACGATGTACTCCTTGCGTGGTTCCACCTTGTCGCCCATCAGGATGCTAAATATCTCGTCCGCAGCGACGGCGTCCTCCAGTTCCACGCGCACCAGCCGACGGGTGGCGGGGTTCATGGTGGTCTCCGCCAGCTCTTCCGCGTTCATCTCACCCAGCCCTTTGAACCGCCCGACGGTGACGTTTTTGCGCTTCAGGTTTCTCAAGATTTCGTCGCGGTCTTTCTCGGTGCGGGCGTAATAACGTTCGTCCTTACCCGCCTTAATCACGTAGAGTGGCGGTTGCGCGATGTACACGTGCCCCTCCTCGATGAGCGGGCGCATGTAGCGGAAGAAGAAGGTAAGCAGAAGTGTACGGATATGGTCACCGTCCACGTCCGCATCGGTCATGATGATAATGCGGTGGTAGCGCAGTTTGGACAGGTCGAACTTGAAGTCACCGTTCTCCTTCTCGTCGCCGTTTCCGTTGGAGCCATTGCCAGGCCCTGCGATGCCCGTGCCCAGCGCGGTGATGAGGGCGCGAATCTCCTCGTTTTCCAGCGCCTTATCCAGCCGCGCCTTCTCCACGTTCAAAATCTTGCCGCGCAGGGGGAGGACTGCCTGCGTGCGTCGGTCGCGTCCCTGCTTGGCGGAGCCACCTGCCGAATCGCCCTCCACGAGGAACAGCTCGCACAGGCGCGGGTCGCGCTCCGAACAGTCTGCCAGCTTGCCCGGCAGGGAGGTGTTTTCCAGCGCACTCTGGCGTTTCACCAAATCTGCGGCGCGGCGGGCGGCTTCACGGGCGCGCTGCGCCACCAGTGCCTTTTCGACGATGCGTCGGGCAACGGAAGGGTTCTCCTCAAAGTATTGCGACAGCGCCTCGCCGACGATGGAGTTCACCAGACCTTCTATCTCGCTGTTGCCCAGCTT is a window encoding:
- a CDS encoding RHS domain-containing protein; its protein translation is MRSPAGTRYYVLDGLGHTRLLLDSSGNITDRYSYDAWGNLVEQVGTTFNPFRWNAAYGYEWTPATG